A single window of Ammospiza caudacuta isolate bAmmCau1 chromosome Z, bAmmCau1.pri, whole genome shotgun sequence DNA harbors:
- the RPL17 gene encoding large ribosomal subunit protein uL22 has product MVRYSLDPENPTKSCKSRGSNLRVHFKNTRETAQAIKGMHIRKATKYLKDVTLKKQCVPFRRYNGGVGRCAQAKQWGWTQGRWPKKSAEFLLHMLKNAESNAELKGLDVDSLVIEHIQVNKAPKMRRRTYRAHGRINPYMSSPCHIEMILTEKEQIVPKPEEEVAQKKKISQKKLKKQKLMARE; this is encoded by the exons ATGGTGCGCTACTCCCTGGATCCGGAGAACCCCACGAAAT CATGCAAGTCCCGGGGATCTAACCTGCGTGTGCATTTCAAG AACACCCGAGAGACGGCGCAGGCCATCAAGGGCATGCACATCCGCAAGGCCACCAAGTACCTGAAGGATGTCACCCTGAAGAAGCAGTGTGTCCCCTTCCGGCGCTACAACGGCGGCGTCGGCAGGTGCGCCCAG GCCAAGCAGTGGGGCTGGACGCAGGGCCGCTGGCCCAAGAAGAGCGCGGAGTTCTTGCTGCACATGCTGAAGAATGCGGAGAGCAACGCTGAGCTCAAG GGTCTGGATGTGGACTCCCTGGTGATCGAGCACATCCAGGTGAACAAGGCTCCCAAGATGCGCCGGCGCACGTACCGGGCCCACGGCAGGATCAACCCCTACATGAGCTCCCCGTGCCACATCGAGATGATCCTCACGGAGAAGGAGCAGATCGTGCCCAAGCCAGAGGAGGAAGTTGCCCAAAAGAAAAAG ATCTCCCAGAAGAAGCTGAAGAAGCAAAAGCTAATGGCTCGGGAATAA
- the LIPG gene encoding endothelial lipase has translation MRRLLLLLCSAVSCCIAAAEAALPAEGDGSAERVPAQKARVKFGLRSSPDAGEDGCALAIGQQQCLEDCKFNVTAKTFFIIHGWTMSGMFETWLDSLVSALQEREKDANVVVVDWLPLAHQLYTDAVNNTQIVGKTIARFLDWLQENPLFRLENVHLIGYSLGAHVAGFAGNHVRGTIGRITGLDPAGPMFEGVDPSRRLSPDDANFVDVLHTYTRETLGVSIGIQMPVGHLDIYPNGGDFQPGCGLSDVLGAIAYGTIGEVVKCEHERSVHLFVDSLVNQDKQSFAFQCTDSSRFKKGICLSCRKNRCNGIGYNARRIRHKRNSKMYLKTRADMPFKVYHYQMKMHVFSYKDLGEVDPTFSVTLHGTNGDSEPLSLEMLDLIGLNATNTFLVYTEEDMGELLKIKLTWEGTSQSWYDLWKELRSYWYRPVNSSQELHIRRIRVKSGETQQRFAFCVEDSQLTSISPGKELWFVKCTEEWQKRSVSNLL, from the exons ATGAGGaggctcttgctgctgctgtgcagcgCCGTGTCCTGCTGCATCGCGGCCGCGGAGGCGGCGCTGCCCGCGGAGGGAG ACGGCAGCGCGGAGCGTGTGCCGGCGCAGAAGGCGCGGGTGAAGTTCGGTCTCCGCTCCTCGCCGGACGCCGGTGAGGATGGCTGCGCGCTCGCCATCGGCCAGCAGCAGTGCTTGGAGGACTGCAAGTTCAACGTGACAGCTAAAACCTTCTTCATCATTCACGGCTGGACG ATGAGTGGCATGTTTGAAACCTGGCTTGACAGCTTGGTGTCCgctctgcaggagagggagaaggatgCCAACGTAGTCGTGGTGGACTGGCTCCCTCTTGCCCACCAGCTCTACACCGATGCCGTGAACAACACGCAGATTGTTGGAAAAACCATAGCGAGGTTTCTGGACTGGTTACAG GAGAACCCCCTCTTCAGGCTTGAGAATGTCCACCTCATTGGGTACAGCCTGGGTGCCCACGTGGCTGGCTTTGCTGGTAACCACGTCCGTGGCACTATAGGCAGAATTACAG GCTTGGATCCTGCTGGCCCCATGTTTGAAGGAGTGGACCCCAGCAGGCGCCTCTCCCCCGATGATGCCAACTTTGTGGATGTCCTTCACACCTACACCAGGGAAACACTGGGTGTTAGCATTGGGATCCAGATGCCTGTGGGCCACCTTGACATCTACCCCAACGGGGGAGacttccagcctggctgtggcctAAGTGATGTCTTGGGAGCCATTGCCTATGGCA CAATTGGTGAAGTCGTCAAATGTGAGCACGAGCGGTCTGTGCACCTCTTTGTGGACTCCCTGGTGAACCAGGACAAGCAGAGCTTCGCGTTCCAGTGCACCGACTCCAGTCGCTTCAAGAAGGGCATCTGCCTGAGCTGCCGCAAGAACCGCTGCAACGGCATCGGCTACAACGCCCGCCGCATCCGGCACAAGAGGAACAGCAAGATGTACCTGAAAACCAGGGCAGACATGCCCTTCAAAG tcTACCACTACCAGATGAAAATGCACGTCTTCAGCTACAAGGACTTGGGAGAAGTTGATCCCACCTTCTCTGTCACCCTCCACGGCACCAATGGAGACTCTGAGCCCCTCTCTTTAGAAAT GCTTGATCTAATTGGCTTAAACGCTACCAACACCTTCCTGGTCTATACTGAGGAGGACATGGGTGAACTTCTGAAAATAAAGCTCACCTGGGAGGGGACGTCTCAGTCGTGGTATGATCTCTGGAAAGAGCTCAGGAGCTACTGGTACAGGCCTGTGAATTCCTCCCAGGAGCTCCACATCAGACGAATACGTGTGAAATCTGGGGAAACACAGCAGAG GTTTGCTTTCTGTGTGGAGGACTCTCAGCTAACCAGTATATCTCCTGGCAAAGAGCTCTGGTTTGTGAAGTGCACAGAGGAATGGCAGAAAAG GTCTGTGTCAAATCTGCTCTGA
- the CZH18orf32 gene encoding UPF0729 protein C18orf32 homolog, whose translation MVCIPCIVIPVLLWVYKKFLEPYIYPMVAPFIKRVWPKKAVQEPPGTKQGPGGSTGDPRGPAAAKRDQEDGPGGHKLESNGIVNGSPAKGSAAVYDKKTA comes from the exons ATGGTGTGCATTCCCTGCATCGTGATCCCTGTTCTGCTCTGGGTCTACAAGAAGTTTCTGGAGCCCTACATCTACCCCATGGTCGCCCCCTTCATCAAGCGTGTCTGGCCCAAGAAAGCAGTGCAGGAGCCACCAGGCACCAAGCAGGGACCAGGAGGCAGCACTGGGGACCCCCGGggacctgcagctgccaagagAGACCAGGAGGATGGACCTGGGGGCCATAAA TTGGAAAGCAATGGCATTGTAAATGGAAGTCCTGCAAAGGGATCTGCTGCAGTGTATGACAAGAAAACAGCTTGA